In Rhodobium gokarnense, the sequence GGCCGCCCTCGACATCACCGCCGAAGCGCTCCTGAAGGCGGAGAGCCGGCACGGCCCGGAGGCCGTCTGGCCGTACTATTACGCCGGCACCATGGGCCTCGTGCAGCGCGACAGCATCTTCAGGTTCCGCCACGAGAAGCGCTATTCGCGGCAATACGACACGGTCTGCTCCATGGCCGCCCAGACGGGCTATGCGGCGGGCACCGGCCGGGTCGCCGGCCCCGACCCGCGCGAGATGGCGAAATCCGACTGCGTCGTCATCTGGGGCACCAATCCGGTCGCCACCCAGGTCAACGTCATGACCCATGCGATAACGGCCAGGAAGACGCGCGGGGCGAAGATCGCCGTCGTCGACATCTACCGCACCGAGACGGCGAAGCAGGCCGATCTTGCGCTCGTCATCCGGCCTGGCACCGATGCGGCGCTCGCCTGCGCCGTCATGCACATCCTCTTTCGCGACGGCCATGCCGACCGGGACTATCTTTCCCGCTACGCGGACGCGCCGGAGGCCTTCGAGGCGCATCTGGCCGGCAAGACGCCGGAGTGGGCCGCGGATATCTGCGGCGTCACTGTCGAGGAGATCGAGGCTCTCGCTGCGCTGGTCGGGGCTACCAAAAAAACCTATTTCCGCACCGGCTATGGCTTCACCCGAGGCAGAAGCGGCTCCGTCTCCATGCATGCGGTGATTTCGATCCCGACAGTGACCGGCGCCTGGGCGTATGAAGGCGGAGGCGCTTTCCTCTCCAACGGCGCCATCTTCAAGCTCGACAAGTCGATGGTCATGGCAACCGAGCTTCTGGACACCTCGGTGCGCAATCTCGACCAATCGCAGATCGGCCGTGTCCTGACCGGCGATGCCGAGGCGCTGCGCGGCGGCCCGCCCGTCGAGGCGCTCTTCATCCAGAACACCAACCCGGTCTGCATCGCCCCGGAATCGGCACGCGTCCGGGACGGCTTCCTGCGCGAGGACCTGTTCACCTGCGTCCACGAGCAGTTCCTGACCGATACCGCGAAGATGGCTGACATCGTGCTGCCGGCAACCATGTTCCTGGAGCACGACGACATCTACCAGGCCGGCGGCCAGCAGCATCTCCTGTTCGGCGGAAAGCAGGTCGAGGCGCCGGGGGAGTGCCGCTCCAATGTCGAGGTCCTCGCCGGCCTTGCCGAGCGGCTCGGCCTCGAACATCCCGGCTTTGCCATGACCGCCCGGGAGCACATCGACTGGCTCTTGCAGCACTCCGGCCTCGGGACGCTGGAAGAGCTGGAGGAAAACCGCTGGATCGACTGCCAGCCGGCGTTCGAGCGCGCGCATTTCACCGAGGGCTTTGCCCATCCGGACGGCAAGTTCCATTTCCGGCCCGGCTGGGACAATGTCCATTTCGGCCCGGCCGAAGGCCTTCACGGCGCCTGGGACGCGCTGCCGGAATTTCCCGATTTCGTTCCGGTCATCGAGACCACGGACGACGAGCACCCGTTCCGGCTGGCGACGTCCCCCGCGCGCTCCTTCCTCAACACCTCCTTCACCGAGACGCCGTCCTCCAAGAAACGGGAGGGCCGTCCGGAAGTGATGGTCCACGAGGAGGACGCCAAGGGCACAGGCATTGTCGACGGCGACCTCGTCATCCTCGGCAACGGCCGCGGAACGGTGCGGCTCCACGCCCGCATCGCCGATGCGGTGAAGCCGGGCGTCCTCATCGTGGAGAGCATCTGGCCGAATGGCGCCTTCGTCGACGGCATCGGCATCAACGTGCTCATCGGTGCCGACCCGATCGCGCCCCATGGCGGCGCGCCGTTCCACGATGCCAAGGTGTGGCTGAAAAAAGTCGTCGAAAAAGCGGCCTGAGGCGTTTGCGAACCGGTAACCGGTGCCTACCTTAGGGGCTCCGGAGGCGCTGTGGCATGTCGCGCTTCCGGGGATAGGATTCTGGAACGCAACCGGAAGAAGGAGCGGTGGATGCGGCTTTCCCTGTTGGCATTGGGCGGCGCGGCTGTTGTCGGGCTCGCCCTCATCGGCGCCCAAGACGAGGCCCGGGCGGCCGGACGCGAGGACCTTCGCGTCAAGATGGTCGATGAATGCGTGTTCGATCTTTGGAAACGGCCGGACCAGCGGGAATCGGCGGCGACCCGCTGCAAATGCGCGGCGAGCTCTGCCGTCAAGACGCTGTCCGCGGCCGACATCGCCGACGAGCCGTTCTTCGGCGACGGGCTGACCTCGACCCAGAGCGATGCCCTGAAGGCCTCGCTGCAGTCCTGCAAGTAACCATCCCGGACATGGGGACGGCCGCCGCGGTCATCGCCCGTTGGAAACGGAACCTGCTTTCGGCCAGACGAGGGCCGGCGGCGTTGCGTCCTCTTCCGGCTCGACGATGACCCGGTCGCCGACGACCCGCGTGCGCCCGCTGGCAACGAGCGCCAGGGCCGCCGGGTAAAGCTCGTGCTCTGCCGCGAGCACCCGGGCGGCGAGCGTCTCCTCCGTATCGCCGGAAAGCACCGGCACCGCGCCTTGCGCGATCAGCGGCCCGGCATCCATCTCCGGGCGGACGAAATGGACGCTGCAGCCATGCAGCTTGACGCCGGCCGCGAGCGCCCGGACGTGGGTGTCGAGACCCTTGAAGGACGGCAGCAGCGAGGGGTGGATGTTGATAAGCCGGTCGCGCCACTTTTCGGCAAACCCTGACGTCAGCAGCCGCATGAAGCCGGCAAGGCAGACGAGGTCCGGATCGAACGATTCGATCGCCGCGCTGAGCTTTTCTTCGAACGCCTCGCGGCCGTCGAAATCCTTGTGGTCGACGACCGCCGTCGCAATTCCGGCGGCCGCGGCGGTCTCCAGTCCCGCCGCATTCGGCCGGTTGGAGAGGACGGCGACGATCTCGGCCGGATAGGCAGGGTCCTTCGCGGCCTCGATGAGCGCGGCCATGTTGGAGCCGCGCCCGGAAATCAGCACGACGACGCGGGCACGTTTCGTCATTGCGCGGAACCGGTTTCCGGAAAGGAGAGGGCGCCGTCATAGAGGACCGGAACGCCCGCTTGCGCGTCCGGCCCGCCGAGGCAGCGGCCGATCACCTCGGCCCGCTCGCCGGCGATGGTCAGCGCTTCCAGCACGGCATCGGCGGCGCCGGGCGCAACCACCATGACCATGCCGACGCCGCAATTGAAGGTCGTCAGCATCTCGTCCTCGGCGATGGTGCCGAGATCCCTTAGCCAGGAAAAGACGGGAAGGACCGCCACGCGGTCGAGATCGATCCGCGCCGTGATTCCCTCCGGCAGCACCCGCGGCAGGTTCTCCGTCAGCCCGCCGCCGGTGATATGGGCGAGCGCCTTGACGCCGCCGGAAGCGGCATGGATCGCGGCCAGCGCGGAGCGCACATAGATGCGCGTCGGCTCCAGCAGCGCTTCGCCGAGGCTGCGCGAGGGATCGAAGGGGGCAGGATCGTCGAAGGAAAGCCCGTTGTCGGCGACGATCTTGCGCACCAGCGAAAAGCCGTTGGAGTGGACGCCGCTGGAGGCAATGCCGATGAGGACGTCGCCCGATTCGATGTCGGTGCGCGGCAGGAGCGCGTCGCGCTCTGCAGCACCGACCGCAAAGCCGGCCAAGTCGAAATCCTTGGCCGCATACATGCCCGGCATTTCCGCCGTCTCGCCGCCGATCAGCGCGCAGCCGGCCTGGCGGCAACCCTCCGCGATTCCTTCGACGACACTCGCCGCTTCGTCCGTCTCAAGCTTGCCGCAGGCGTAATAGTCTAGGAAGAACAGCGGCTCGGCGCCCTGGACGACGAGGTCGTTGACGCACATGGCGACGAGGTCGACGCCGACGGTCGAAAGCTGTCCGGTCTCAATCGCGATCTTCAGCTTGGTGCCGACGCCGTCCGTGGCGGCGATCAGGACGGGGTCTTTCAGGCCCGTTGCGGCCAGGTCGAAAACGCCGCCGAAACCGCCGATGGAGCCGTCCGCACCGGGGCGCGCGGTGGAGCGCACGGCCGGGCCGATCGCCTTGACGAAGGCGTTGCCGGCCCCGATATCGACCCCTGCGCCGGCATAGGTGTAGGGGCGCTTGCCCCGGCTCGTCTCGCTCATGGCGTCTGGCCGATCCTTGCTGTTGCGCGTTATCGTCGCCGGCCCAAAACAATTGACGCGGCGCCGGGCATCCAAACATATGCTGCCTGGAAAGCAAGCCGCAGATGCACTTTCCCGCCGGCCGCCGTCAAGGGCCTGGCGCGCGGGAGATGAGGGGGCGCAAGGGCGGTGCGGGAGGGGCGGGCGCAAGGCGCCGCAAGGCAGTTGCAGTAATGGATCATGAACACAGCGGATTGACGGTTCCGAACCTGATAACCGTCGCACGGCTCTTCCTGGTGCCGGTGATCGTCTGGCTGATCGGGACAGAGGCCTACGCCGCAGCATTCTGGCTGTTCGTCATCGCCGGCGTCTCCGACGGCGTCGACGGCTTCATCGCCCGCCATTTCGCCTCGCGCTCCGATCTCGGCGCCTATCTCGACCCGATCGCCGACAAGGCGCTGCTGGTCTCCATCTATATCGCGCTCGCCATGGTCAACGAGATCCCGTTCTGGCTGGTGATCGCCGTGGTCAGCCGCGACGTCCTCATCGTCGGCGGTGTCATGCTATCCTGGATGATGGACCGGCCGGTGCCGATGCAGCCGCTTTTGGTCAGCAAGGCCAACACGGTGGCGCAGATCGTGCTCGCCTCCGTGGTGCTCGCCGATCTCGGCCTTTCTTCCGAACTGACGCCGATTCGCAACCTTATGGTCATTGTGACCGCGTTCTTGACACTTCTTTCAGCCGTGGCATATCTCGTTGAGTGGCTGCGGCACATGACCGACGGCGACGATCACGGGCAAGGGGAGCACACATCTTGAGCCTCGGTCGCCAGGTCAGTTTCTGGGTCATCGCGCTCGCCGTCACCGTCCTCGTCCTCTGGGTGCTTCGCGGGATCCTGCTGCCGTTCGTCGCCGGCATGGTGCTCGCCTACCTGCTCGATCCGGTCGCCGACTGGCTGGAAAACCACGGCATCGGGCGGCTGTTCTCCACCGTCATCATCCTCGTCTTCTTCATCATCGGCTTCGTCCTGGCGCTGGTCATCTTCGTGCCGCTGCTCGGCCACCAGCTCTCCGGCTTCGTCGCCAACCTGCCGAGCTATGCGGAAAAGCTGCAGGGGCTTGCGGCCAATTTCCTGGACGGCAGGGCGGCGGAAACCCTCGGCATCACCACCGGCGACCTGCAGGGCCAGCTCGGCGACTTCGTCAAACAGGGCGCAAGCTGGCTCGCCAGCCTCGCCAAGTCGCTGTGGAGCGGCGGCCAGTCGCTGCTGTCCGTGCTGTCCCTCCTGGTGGTGACGCCGGTCGTCGCCTTCTACATGCTGAACGACTGGGACCGCATGGTCGCCACGGTCGATTCCTGGCTGCCGCGCCAGCATCGCGACACCATCCACCGGCTGGCCCGCGACATGGACGCCAGCATCTCCGGCTTCATGCGCGGCCAGATGATGGTCTGCGTCATCCTCGGCACCTATTACAGCGTCTCGCTCAGCGTCGTCGGGCTCAATTTCGGCTTCCTGATCGGCATCATCGCCGGCATCATCAGCTTCATTCCCTATGTCGGCGCAGCGGTCGGCTTCGTACTGTCCGTCGGCGTCGCGCTGATGCAGTTCTGGCCCGACTACACGATGATCGCCGTCGTCGTCGGCGTCTTCGTCGTCGGCCAGTTCCTGGAAGGCAACATCCTGCAGCCGAAGATGATCGGCGAGAGCATCGGCCTGCACCCGGTCTGGCTGATGTTCGCGCTGTTCGCCTTCGGCTCCCTGTTCGGCTTCGTCGGCATGCTCTTGGCCGTCCCGGTCGCGGCCATGGTCGGCGTGCTCGCCCGCTTCGCCATCGAGCAGTACCTGCAGAGTTCCCTTTACCGCGGACCGCCGGGCGCGGGCGGCGGGGAAGGGGAGTGAGCGTGGTCAAACGCCGTCCCGACGAGGCCGCGCAACTGCCTCTGCACTTGCCCCACGAGGCGTCCTTTGCCCGCGACGACTTCCTCGTTGCCGACTGCAACCGCGCCGCCTTCGAGCTTGTCGAGCGCTGGCCGGACTGGCCCTCGAAGCTGGTGGTTCTGGCCGGGCCGACCGGCTCCGGAAAATCGCACCTCGCCGACATCTGGCGGGAGAGGACCGGCGGCACGGTTGTTTCTGCCGATGCCCTGTCGCGCACCGATCCGCTGCGCCTCGTCGAGGCCGGCGCCATCGCGATCGAAGATGCGGACGGCGCCACCGGTTCTGCCGGGCGTTGCGACGACACCGCACTCTTTCATCTCCTCAACGCCGCACGGGCCGCCGGCGCCCATGTCCTCATCACCTGCCGGCACTGGCCGGAGGCCTGGGGCATCCAGCTTGCCGACCTGAAATCGCGGCTGCGGGCGGCAACGCCTGTGGAAATCGGCGAGCCGGACGACGACCTCATCCGCCGCGTGCTTGTCAAACTGTTCGCCGACCGTCAGATTTCCATCGATGCCGCGGTCGTCAACTACCTCCTCGTGCGCATGGAGCGGTCGCTGGCGACCGCCAGCCGCCTGGTCGCAGAACTTGACCGCGAGGCGCTGGCGCGCGGGCGCGCCGTCACCCGGCCGATCGCGGCCGATGTCCTTGCCCGCCTGTCGCACGGCAACGGCACCGAGCTGTAGAGCCACTGCGACGAAACGGTCATATTGACCGGGTAACGGACAGGGATTGCGCGCAAAGGAGAGATCGATGGCCCT encodes:
- a CDS encoding HdaA/DnaA family protein, translating into MSVVKRRPDEAAQLPLHLPHEASFARDDFLVADCNRAAFELVERWPDWPSKLVVLAGPTGSGKSHLADIWRERTGGTVVSADALSRTDPLRLVEAGAIAIEDADGATGSAGRCDDTALFHLLNAARAAGAHVLITCRHWPEAWGIQLADLKSRLRAATPVEIGEPDDDLIRRVLVKLFADRQISIDAAVVNYLLVRMERSLATASRLVAELDREALARGRAVTRPIAADVLARLSHGNGTEL
- a CDS encoding AI-2E family transporter, which encodes MSLGRQVSFWVIALAVTVLVLWVLRGILLPFVAGMVLAYLLDPVADWLENHGIGRLFSTVIILVFFIIGFVLALVIFVPLLGHQLSGFVANLPSYAEKLQGLAANFLDGRAAETLGITTGDLQGQLGDFVKQGASWLASLAKSLWSGGQSLLSVLSLLVVTPVVAFYMLNDWDRMVATVDSWLPRQHRDTIHRLARDMDASISGFMRGQMMVCVILGTYYSVSLSVVGLNFGFLIGIIAGIISFIPYVGAAVGFVLSVGVALMQFWPDYTMIAVVVGVFVVGQFLEGNILQPKMIGESIGLHPVWLMFALFAFGSLFGFVGMLLAVPVAAMVGVLARFAIEQYLQSSLYRGPPGAGGGEGE
- a CDS encoding molybdopterin-containing oxidoreductase family protein produces the protein MPSETFPRTVPSACPHDCPSTCALEVEVLAPDRIGRVRGASDNPYTAGVICAKVARYAERLHHPDRLAKPLRRVGAKGEGRFEEISFEAALDITAEALLKAESRHGPEAVWPYYYAGTMGLVQRDSIFRFRHEKRYSRQYDTVCSMAAQTGYAAGTGRVAGPDPREMAKSDCVVIWGTNPVATQVNVMTHAITARKTRGAKIAVVDIYRTETAKQADLALVIRPGTDAALACAVMHILFRDGHADRDYLSRYADAPEAFEAHLAGKTPEWAADICGVTVEEIEALAALVGATKKTYFRTGYGFTRGRSGSVSMHAVISIPTVTGAWAYEGGGAFLSNGAIFKLDKSMVMATELLDTSVRNLDQSQIGRVLTGDAEALRGGPPVEALFIQNTNPVCIAPESARVRDGFLREDLFTCVHEQFLTDTAKMADIVLPATMFLEHDDIYQAGGQQHLLFGGKQVEAPGECRSNVEVLAGLAERLGLEHPGFAMTAREHIDWLLQHSGLGTLEELEENRWIDCQPAFERAHFTEGFAHPDGKFHFRPGWDNVHFGPAEGLHGAWDALPEFPDFVPVIETTDDEHPFRLATSPARSFLNTSFTETPSSKKREGRPEVMVHEEDAKGTGIVDGDLVILGNGRGTVRLHARIADAVKPGVLIVESIWPNGAFVDGIGINVLIGADPIAPHGGAPFHDAKVWLKKVVEKAA
- the purM gene encoding phosphoribosylformylglycinamidine cyclo-ligase, which produces MSETSRGKRPYTYAGAGVDIGAGNAFVKAIGPAVRSTARPGADGSIGGFGGVFDLAATGLKDPVLIAATDGVGTKLKIAIETGQLSTVGVDLVAMCVNDLVVQGAEPLFFLDYYACGKLETDEAASVVEGIAEGCRQAGCALIGGETAEMPGMYAAKDFDLAGFAVGAAERDALLPRTDIESGDVLIGIASSGVHSNGFSLVRKIVADNGLSFDDPAPFDPSRSLGEALLEPTRIYVRSALAAIHAASGGVKALAHITGGGLTENLPRVLPEGITARIDLDRVAVLPVFSWLRDLGTIAEDEMLTTFNCGVGMVMVVAPGAADAVLEALTIAGERAEVIGRCLGGPDAQAGVPVLYDGALSFPETGSAQ
- a CDS encoding CDP-alcohol phosphatidyltransferase family protein codes for the protein MDHEHSGLTVPNLITVARLFLVPVIVWLIGTEAYAAAFWLFVIAGVSDGVDGFIARHFASRSDLGAYLDPIADKALLVSIYIALAMVNEIPFWLVIAVVSRDVLIVGGVMLSWMMDRPVPMQPLLVSKANTVAQIVLASVVLADLGLSSELTPIRNLMVIVTAFLTLLSAVAYLVEWLRHMTDGDDHGQGEHTS
- the purN gene encoding phosphoribosylglycinamide formyltransferase codes for the protein MTKRARVVVLISGRGSNMAALIEAAKDPAYPAEIVAVLSNRPNAAGLETAAAAGIATAVVDHKDFDGREAFEEKLSAAIESFDPDLVCLAGFMRLLTSGFAEKWRDRLINIHPSLLPSFKGLDTHVRALAAGVKLHGCSVHFVRPEMDAGPLIAQGAVPVLSGDTEETLAARVLAAEHELYPAALALVASGRTRVVGDRVIVEPEEDATPPALVWPKAGSVSNGR